In Romeriopsis navalis LEGE 11480, a single window of DNA contains:
- a CDS encoding HAD family hydrolase: MVDVQCGDRIYRNITAILFDKDGTLSDSHEYLRQVALKRSRILEHQIADRAPANFTEKLFQAWGFRDRQVHPASMLAMGSRRDNEIVTAGFVAALGYDWIEALSITEAAFAKAQAAFPSKQEITTIFPGVLPMVQRLHQTGLKLCILSADVLPNIAGFAQHYQLDSYFDFYQGAEPGLSKPNPQLLDMACAGLGVKPEQTLMIGDSRADIELGRRGKAAGVIGVSWGWHSPFNIPNADIMLRSIDEIQVVGA, encoded by the coding sequence ATGGTGGATGTGCAGTGCGGCGATCGAATCTATCGGAATATCACCGCAATTCTGTTCGATAAAGATGGCACGTTATCGGATTCCCATGAATACCTGCGACAGGTGGCACTCAAACGATCGCGTATTTTAGAACATCAAATTGCCGATCGAGCACCGGCGAATTTTACGGAGAAGCTGTTCCAGGCATGGGGCTTTCGCGATCGTCAGGTCCATCCGGCGAGTATGTTGGCGATGGGATCAAGGCGGGATAATGAAATCGTCACTGCCGGGTTTGTGGCGGCCCTGGGGTATGACTGGATTGAGGCGTTGTCAATCACGGAGGCAGCTTTTGCCAAAGCCCAAGCGGCGTTTCCCAGTAAGCAGGAAATCACAACGATATTTCCAGGTGTATTGCCGATGGTGCAGCGGTTACATCAGACTGGCTTAAAACTGTGTATTCTCTCGGCGGATGTATTGCCGAATATCGCGGGTTTCGCGCAGCATTATCAGTTAGATTCATATTTTGATTTTTATCAGGGCGCAGAACCAGGACTCAGTAAACCGAATCCGCAACTGTTGGATATGGCCTGTGCGGGCTTAGGGGTGAAACCCGAGCAGACCTTAATGATTGGTGACTCACGGGCAGATATTGAGCTGGGACGCCGGGGCAAGGCGGCGGGAGTGATCGGGGTTTCCTGGGGTTGGCATTCCCCGTTCAATATTCCAAACGCCGATATAATGTTGCGGTCGATCGATGAGATTCAGGTTGTGGGTGCATGA